The genomic DNA ACCATGTTCGCCTAAGTTGTAGCCGGCCACTGATCGTGAGTCGAGGTGTAAGGCACTGGCAACAGCGCGTTTCATCCGTGCAGAGTCCAACAATGTTCCGGTTCCAATTACGTGATTCTTAGGCAAACCAGTGACTGCTTGGTAGATCGAGGTGATGACGTCCACCGGATTGGTGATGACAACTAGAATTCCGTTAAAGCCACTCGCCTTGATCTTAGCAGCAACGTCTTTGACTTGTGTGCTGGTGAAGGGCAGTTCAAGAAAGCGGTCATTAGTTGGTGAATCTTGTAACTTAATATTACCAACGGCCGAAATAATGACGTCGGCATCAATTAGACTGCTATAGTCATTGACGATAATGTTTGTGTGGTAAGGTAAATTGGGCATGGCGTCTTGAAAATCGAGAGCGTCAGCTTCCACTTTGCTATTATTCGTATCGATTAGGACGAGGTCGTCTGCAAATCCGTTGGCAACGATGTAGTGTGCAGCGGTT from Lactiplantibacillus paraplantarum includes the following:
- a CDS encoding L-lactate dehydrogenase, with product MSRKIAIIGMGHVGSTAAHYIVANGFADDLVLIDTNNSKVEADALDFQDAMPNLPYHTNIIVNDYSSLIDADVIISAVGNIKLQDSPTNDRFLELPFTSTQVKDVAAKIKASGFNGILVVITNPVDVITSIYQAVTGLPKNHVIGTGTLLDSARMKRAVASALHLDSRSVAGYNLGEHGNSQFTAWSTVRVLGQPITELAAKRGLDLAKLDAESRDGGFRVFHGKKYTSYGVATAAVRLATTVLNDALTELPVSNFREEYGVYLSYPAVVGRDGIVEQVQLDLTDEELKKLQVSADYIKTKYAESQTD